From the genome of Salvelinus fontinalis isolate EN_2023a chromosome 20, ASM2944872v1, whole genome shotgun sequence, one region includes:
- the LOC129817789 gene encoding calmodulin-1, with translation MADQLTEEQIAEFKEAFSLFDKDGDGTITTKELGTVMRSLGQNPTEAELQDMINEVDADGNGTIDFPEFLTMMARKMKDTDSEEEIREAFRVFDKDGNGYISAAELRHVMTNLGEKLTDEEVDEMIREADIDGDGQVNYEEFVQMMTAK, from the exons ATG GCCGATCAACTAACAGAGGAACAGATTGCAG AGTTCAAGGAGGCGTTCTCCTTATTCGACAAGGATGGCGACGGCACCATCACGACCAAAGAGCTGGGCACCGTGATGAGGTCGCTGGGACAGAACCCAACAGAGGCGGAGCTGCAGGACATGATCAACGAGGTCGATGCTGATG GCAATGGCACCATTGACTTCCCGGAGTTCCTGACCATGATGGCCAGAAAAATGAAGGACACAGACAGTGAGGAGGAGATCCGTGAAGCCTTCAGGGTATtcgacaag GACGGAAATGGCTACATCAGCGCTGCAGAGCTCCGTCACGTCATGACAAACCTGGGGGAGAAGTTAACAGACGAGGAGGTAGACGAGATGATCAGAGAAGCAGACATTGACGGAGACGGGCAGGTCAACTATGAAG AGTTTGTACAGATG